One Trichosurus vulpecula isolate mTriVul1 chromosome 7, mTriVul1.pri, whole genome shotgun sequence genomic region harbors:
- the LOC118858779 gene encoding centrosomal protein of 78 kDa-like: MTNTAQPRKEGCSDFLSQYEHICALQGLVPLPAVRTSLKMGTLGFNADRLRLLDWVPLLSALRINKTLPSVSVRSTFQPSLQDTLMEKHKSYTRRRIPAVTTKEVTIQLCKAIKGCLTTSTALTNLEFQGILLRGRDIMFLAKGLSKSASLAHLSLAFCPIGDVGLEIICQNIRSITTLKTVNFTACNLTWRGAKHISNVLKYQAVKRHEEVWTANLRSRNADLEGMGGLKRVTFNSNPLVGDQGAHAFADSICDNLWLRALDLQLCGISSGGAKALLDSLESNATLVVLDIRKNPLVDHSLMRAIVDKLNHNAKSTKSEFKWLSSSSLKDFFKGKQKRRTIILGSGRKGKATIRIGVPSKKPILTGRRYVPAKEFYVPDPSPGVPWRTAERAKRYRGFPQIKSRDISC, from the coding sequence ATGACCAACACCGCACAGCCGCGCAAAGAGGGCTGCTCAGATTTCCTTTCGCAGTATGAGCACATCTGCGCGCTCCAGGGCTTGGTACCTCTCCCAGCGGTGAGGACCAGCCTGAAGATGGGTACGCTGGGCTTTAATGCGGATCGCCTCCGCTTACTGGACTGGGTGCCTTTGCTGAGCGCCCTGAGGATCAACAAAACCCTGCCCTCCGTCTCAGTCAGGAGCACCTTTCAGCCATCCTTGCAAGACACTCTGATGGAGAAGCATAAATCCTACACGAGAAGGCGCATCCCCGCCGTCACTACTAAAGAAGTCACTATTCAGTTGTGTAAAGCTATCAAAGGCTGCTTAACCACATCTACTGCTCTAACCAACCTCGAGTTTCAGGGAATCCTTTTAAGAGGGCGAGATATAATGTTCTTAGCCAAGGGATTGAGTAAATCAGCATCCCTGGCACACCTCTCTCTGGCGTTTTGTCCAATTGGAGATGTAGGTTTAGAAATAATCTGTCAAAACATCAGGAGCATAACAACTCTGAAGACTGTAAACTTCACTGCGTGCAATCTTACTTGGCGAGGAGCAAAGCATATATCCAACGTCTTAAAATATCAGGCAGTAAAAAGGCATGAGGAAGTTTGGACCGCCAATCTTCGCAGCAGAAATGCTGATCTGGAGGGCATGGGTGGCTTGAAGCGAGTCACTTTCAATTCCAACCCACTTGTAGGCGATCAAGGTGCCCATGCTTTTGCAGACTCGATTTGTGACAATTTATGGCTGAGAGCCCTTGACCTGCAGTTGTGTGGAATTAGCAGTGGGGGCGCCAAAGCTTTACTAGATAGTCTGGAATCCAACGCAACTCTGGTGGTTCTGGATATAAGAAAAAACCCACTTGTTGATCATTCTTTGATGAGGGCAATTGTTGATAAACTTAACCATAATGCAAAGAGTACTAAATCAGAATTTAAGTGGTTAAGTTCTTCCTCTTTAAAGGACTTTTTCAAAGGCAAACAGAAGAGAAGAACTATAATTCTGGGAAGTGGTCGAAAAGGAAAAGCTACTATTCGGATTGGCGTACCATCAAAGAAACCCATATTGACTGGAAGAAGATATGTCCCAGCAAAAGAATTTTATGTCCCAGATCCATCACCAGGTGTACCTTGGCGTACAGCAGAACGGGCAAAGAGGTATAGGGGTTTCCCACAGATCAAAAGCAGAGATATATCGTGTTGA